From Methanobacterium congolense, one genomic window encodes:
- a CDS encoding amidohydrolase family protein translates to MITIKNATVLYGENMDAVKSNILIEDDKIVEVSQNASGGMIVDASGCIVAPCLINSHIHMGDSVAKDAGDGQPINKIVKPPDGIKHRILNETPPEKLVESMRESMNYMLETGTTTFVDFREGGFEGVELIDEASRDIPIRKIVLGRHDSFLDPEVETSAVKKTAKKLLKSCDGIGLSGFGEIRDDVAIAITDTCKKYGKISSIHAAEYHDVQEKSLRTTGNTEVQRALKTGFDLLVHLTSPIDNDLKFTGLNGVPVVSCPRSNGALSVGIPPIKEMMDNNIDVLLGTDNVMFNSPNMFQEMEYALKVTRGLYRAYVSPVDVFKMATVNAAKALNLDTGWIQEGKVADLMIVKLTSENPVLSLINRAESKNIIGLITDSRLILKR, encoded by the coding sequence ATGATCACCATTAAAAACGCCACGGTTCTCTACGGAGAGAACATGGACGCTGTAAAAAGTAACATCCTCATTGAAGATGATAAAATAGTAGAAGTATCCCAAAATGCCAGCGGTGGGATGATCGTAGATGCTTCAGGCTGCATAGTTGCCCCATGCCTCATAAATTCCCATATTCACATGGGAGATTCAGTTGCAAAGGATGCTGGGGACGGACAACCCATAAACAAAATAGTTAAACCTCCAGATGGTATAAAGCACAGGATACTGAATGAAACTCCTCCAGAGAAACTCGTTGAATCCATGAGAGAGTCCATGAACTACATGCTTGAAACAGGTACCACAACTTTTGTTGATTTTAGAGAGGGAGGATTTGAGGGTGTTGAACTCATTGATGAGGCTTCAAGGGATATTCCCATAAGGAAGATCGTTCTTGGACGTCACGATTCATTCCTGGATCCAGAAGTTGAAACCTCCGCTGTGAAAAAAACAGCAAAAAAACTTCTAAAAAGCTGTGATGGAATTGGTTTAAGTGGTTTTGGTGAGATACGGGATGATGTGGCCATTGCAATTACCGATACCTGCAAGAAGTATGGTAAAATCTCATCCATACATGCTGCAGAGTACCATGATGTTCAGGAAAAATCTTTAAGAACAACTGGCAACACAGAAGTTCAAAGGGCCCTTAAAACAGGTTTTGACCTTCTAGTACATTTAACTTCACCCATTGACAATGATTTAAAGTTCACAGGACTGAATGGTGTGCCTGTTGTTTCATGTCCCCGATCAAATGGAGCATTATCCGTGGGAATACCACCTATAAAGGAAATGATGGACAACAACATAGACGTTCTCCTTGGAACCGACAACGTGATGTTCAACTCACCAAACATGTTTCAGGAGATGGAGTATGCTCTCAAGGTTACAAGAGGGCTTTACAGGGCGTATGTGTCCCCAGTTGATGTGTTTAAGATGGCAACTGTCAACGCTGCAAAGGCTCTGAACCTGGATACCGGATGGATTCAGGAGGGTAAGGTTGCCGATCTCATGATAGTTAAACTGACATCTGAAAATCCGGTGCTGTCCCTCATAAATAGGGCTGAATCGAAAAACATAATAGGATTGATAACTGATAGTAGATTAATATTAAAGAGGTGA
- a CDS encoding CBS domain-containing protein has protein sequence MLVKEIMSEDIHYINVPGNRANALEIMRDTNVSGLPVVKKGTKEVVGVLTRTDLVENPDEEQIALIMTRNPITASPDDDVKDIAVKMMENNIRRVPITENGELVGLVTASDMINNALWKMEVKDPVEDYMLKDIPTTWEKTPLNVAFGIMRYFNLKVLLALNNEGKLSGILTETDFIDESEVVSERTVHNTSVGTEGDKWSWDSKSVLYVVKNHLKFSDKEVKDVATPDPVVVTTKTPVQECANKMKQRKIEQIPVIDVEGDLVGLVRAIDLIKAISD, from the coding sequence ATGCTTGTAAAAGAGATAATGTCAGAGGACATACACTACATAAACGTTCCAGGTAACCGTGCCAACGCACTGGAAATCATGAGAGATACCAACGTATCAGGATTACCCGTTGTAAAAAAAGGAACCAAAGAAGTTGTTGGAGTACTTACAAGGACAGATCTTGTTGAAAACCCTGATGAAGAGCAGATAGCTCTTATAATGACCAGGAATCCAATAACCGCATCTCCAGATGATGATGTTAAGGATATTGCAGTTAAGATGATGGAAAACAACATAAGAAGAGTTCCAATAACTGAAAATGGAGAGTTAGTTGGTCTTGTAACTGCATCAGATATGATAAACAATGCGTTATGGAAGATGGAAGTTAAGGATCCTGTTGAGGATTACATGCTCAAGGATATTCCAACAACATGGGAAAAAACTCCCCTCAATGTTGCATTTGGGATAATGAGGTATTTCAACCTAAAAGTTCTCCTGGCCCTTAACAACGAGGGAAAACTTTCAGGCATACTCACAGAAACAGATTTTATAGACGAAAGTGAGGTCGTTTCAGAGAGAACCGTGCACAACACATCCGTAGGTACCGAAGGGGATAAATGGTCCTGGGACAGTAAAAGCGTGCTTTACGTCGTGAAGAATCATCTCAAATTTTCTGATAAGGAGGTTAAGGATGTTGCAACACCAGATCCTGTTGTTGTAACAACAAAAACACCGGTTCAGGAATGTGCAAATAAGATGAAACAGAGAAAAATTGAACAGATTCCTGTAATTGATGTTGAAGGAGATCTGGTCGGACTTGTAAGGGCCATTGATTTAATAAAGGCTATCAGCGATTAA
- the larE gene encoding ATP-dependent sacrificial sulfur transferase LarE, with product METTTKLNILKEELRDKKVLVAFSGGADSTLLAKIAEEVSNDSLAVTIDNGVMPNDFIESARNVADELGIKHRILKEDFCLDESFKSNPPNRCYICKNKMYSKLEEIRAEEGLDEVVDGTNVSDLLEDRPGTMVNYAKNIRSPLVKAGFTAEEVRELLGSMGMNYSPSTTCLATRISKNSEITPKKINRIKYAESLLKGLTGSTVVRVRDNEDTALIEVEKIDKILNRGILQHIDSELRAVGFRRVTLDIGDYGGSKKEIVVYKPCKDEKNKIMFETELPYQINIKSTCEELKKLGSVKCSSQMGIAMLETDGRNVTIFKKGKIVARRVVDREDAEKLLIEVLPHVRRVI from the coding sequence ATGGAAACAACAACGAAATTAAACATATTAAAGGAAGAACTCCGTGATAAAAAGGTTTTGGTGGCCTTTTCAGGCGGTGCCGACAGCACGCTCCTTGCAAAAATTGCAGAGGAAGTTTCAAATGACTCACTTGCTGTAACAATCGACAATGGAGTTATGCCCAACGATTTCATTGAAAGTGCTAGGAACGTGGCAGATGAACTAGGGATAAAACACAGGATTCTGAAGGAAGACTTCTGTCTTGATGAATCATTTAAATCAAACCCTCCTAACAGGTGTTACATATGTAAGAACAAGATGTACTCTAAACTTGAGGAGATACGGGCTGAAGAAGGCCTTGATGAGGTGGTGGATGGTACCAACGTAAGTGACCTCCTTGAGGACAGGCCTGGAACAATGGTGAACTACGCTAAAAACATTAGAAGCCCCCTTGTAAAGGCAGGTTTCACAGCAGAAGAAGTCAGGGAACTACTGGGTTCCATGGGAATGAACTACTCCCCTTCAACAACATGCCTTGCAACGAGAATATCAAAAAACAGTGAAATAACTCCTAAAAAGATAAACAGAATCAAATATGCTGAATCACTCTTGAAGGGGCTTACAGGATCTACTGTTGTAAGAGTCAGGGATAATGAGGATACTGCACTCATTGAAGTTGAAAAAATAGATAAAATCTTGAACAGGGGAATCTTACAGCACATTGATTCAGAGCTTAGGGCTGTTGGTTTCAGAAGAGTCACCCTCGATATAGGGGATTATGGCGGTTCAAAGAAGGAAATTGTTGTATATAAACCCTGTAAAGACGAGAAGAACAAGATAATGTTTGAAACAGAGCTTCCCTACCAGATCAACATAAAGAGTACATGTGAAGAACTTAAAAAACTTGGTAGTGTTAAGTGTTCCAGTCAAATGGGTATAGCAATGCTTGAAACAGATGGAAGAAATGTTACAATTTTCAAAAAGGGTAAAATCGTTGCAAGAAGAGTTGTTGATAGGGAAGATGCTGAAAAACTTCTCATTGAAGTTTTGCCTCATGTTAGAAGAGTTATTTAA
- a CDS encoding universal stress protein encodes MYKKILLPTDGSKYANKAAEHAIWIASESCAELIVLNVVETSSLVGLPAEDLIVKITEMLKEEGKQAIEKIGDMAKTSEIEPKCGETLKVTSKTTEGSPAEAILKTIEEEDIDLVVMGTSGKHGLDRFLLGSVTEKVVRSAKCPVLAVH; translated from the coding sequence ATGTACAAGAAAATACTACTGCCAACAGATGGTTCAAAATACGCAAATAAAGCTGCAGAACACGCCATCTGGATTGCAAGTGAAAGTTGTGCTGAATTAATTGTTTTGAATGTGGTTGAAACTTCTTCACTTGTAGGATTACCTGCAGAGGACCTCATAGTGAAAATCACTGAGATGCTCAAGGAAGAGGGAAAACAAGCCATAGAAAAAATTGGTGATATGGCAAAAACTAGTGAAATTGAACCTAAATGTGGAGAAACATTGAAGGTAACATCCAAAACAACTGAAGGTTCTCCTGCAGAAGCCATATTAAAAACCATTGAAGAAGAAGATATAGATCTTGTTGTGATGGGAACTTCTGGAAAACATGGATTGGACAGATTTTTATTGGGAAGCGTAACTGAAAAGGTAGTCAGATCAGCAAAATGCCCTGTTTTAGCTGTGCACTGA